From the genome of Jeotgalibacillus haloalkalitolerans, one region includes:
- a CDS encoding sensor histidine kinase — protein MKTLYRQFIQTSLVFLVLSIVLGIVLTNVYYLSFTKQETIEQNLDRANEVAFTLEQMHGDTAALEPFLSSVANLGYQIALLDSNQQLTTFGEPFEDLTLTVQAKQVLTGQQIYTGENSGLSFFMTSHFSSRLDNTVGVPFEVDGQQYALFLRQDMNLLSSDIHTLLLAFLLSIAVVNLAGMFLMARQLTRPISLLHQATREVANDNYSHQLAISRPDEIGDLANSFNEMIGRLRQNDESRKTFITNVSHDLQSPLMNIKGYAELLSAKAADGSDEREYAEVIEREAKRLSGLAKQLLLLSSLDQPAYHLKADTYSLDDQIREAIKHYRWRLEEKELDVSLKLMKVSVYADRELMNYVWDNLISNAIKYSPSGSSIRIHLADEEGISVVIEDNGIGISAADLPYITERFYRADQSRSEEGTGLGLAIVKEIVRLHEGKIEFESKNGEGTKVKVYLPQYEEE, from the coding sequence ATGAAAACACTCTACCGGCAATTTATACAGACGAGTCTGGTGTTTTTAGTGCTCAGTATTGTACTTGGGATCGTATTGACGAATGTGTATTATTTATCTTTTACAAAACAGGAAACGATAGAGCAGAATCTGGACCGGGCGAATGAGGTTGCTTTTACACTCGAGCAGATGCATGGAGATACTGCTGCCCTGGAACCCTTCCTATCTTCAGTTGCCAATCTTGGTTATCAGATTGCGCTCCTTGATTCGAATCAGCAGCTCACAACATTTGGTGAACCGTTTGAAGATCTGACGCTCACCGTTCAGGCGAAGCAGGTGCTAACCGGTCAGCAGATCTATACAGGTGAAAATTCAGGGCTGTCCTTCTTTATGACAAGTCACTTTTCCAGCCGGCTTGATAATACAGTAGGCGTTCCGTTTGAAGTGGATGGTCAACAATACGCCCTCTTTTTGCGTCAGGATATGAATCTGCTGTCATCTGATATTCATACGCTGCTACTGGCATTTCTGCTGTCCATTGCGGTTGTCAATCTGGCAGGGATGTTCCTGATGGCGAGACAGCTGACACGTCCGATCAGCCTGCTGCATCAGGCGACAAGGGAAGTGGCCAATGATAATTACAGTCATCAGCTTGCGATTTCACGACCGGATGAAATCGGGGATCTGGCAAACAGCTTTAATGAGATGATCGGCCGTCTGAGACAAAATGATGAGTCACGCAAAACCTTTATTACGAATGTCTCGCATGATCTGCAATCTCCATTAATGAATATTAAAGGATATGCTGAATTGCTTTCAGCTAAAGCAGCAGATGGATCTGATGAAAGAGAATATGCTGAAGTGATTGAGAGAGAAGCGAAGCGTTTATCCGGTCTTGCAAAGCAGCTGCTGCTTTTGAGCTCGCTTGACCAGCCTGCTTACCATCTGAAAGCGGACACTTATTCACTTGATGACCAGATCAGGGAAGCGATCAAACATTACAGATGGCGCCTTGAAGAAAAAGAGCTAGATGTGAGTCTGAAGCTGATGAAGGTAAGCGTGTATGCCGACCGGGAGTTAATGAATTATGTATGGGATAATCTGATCTCTAATGCAATTAAATACTCTCCGTCCGGCAGCTCAATTCGCATTCATTTAGCAGATGAGGAAGGCATCTCGGTTGTAATTGAAGACAATGGAATCGGTATCTCAGCAGCGGATCTGCCGTATATCACTGAGCGATTCTATCGGGCTGACCAGTCAAGAAGTGAGGAAGGCACAGGTCTGGGTCTTGCGATTGTAAAGGAAATTGTCAGGCTACATGAAGGAAAGATTGAATTTGAAAGTAAGAATGGAGAAGGTACAAAGGTTAAGGTGTATCTTCCGCAGTATGAGGAGGAGTAA
- a CDS encoding response regulator transcription factor, producing MQDAKILIVDDEIAISQMLYTILKKEQFRFIDTAATAAEALGKCKNKRYDLILLDVMLPDRTGFDICPLIRETTDAPIFFLTARSTDLDKLSGFALGADDYITKPFNPLEVVARVKAHLKRKTGYLPEQQSSYYEYGPLTVNKMSGTVTVNGRKIDLPAQVYQLLVFFCQHPNQLFSKNQLYEKVWGEEFLGEDNTVMVHIRKLREKIEENPGKPKLIITVRGLGYKLVTEEIEE from the coding sequence ATGCAAGATGCCAAGATTCTGATTGTAGATGATGAAATTGCAATCAGCCAGATGTTATATACCATTTTAAAGAAGGAACAGTTCAGATTCATTGACACTGCCGCAACAGCTGCTGAAGCTTTAGGGAAATGTAAAAATAAAAGATACGATCTGATCTTACTCGATGTCATGCTTCCTGACCGGACCGGCTTTGATATTTGTCCGTTGATCAGGGAAACGACCGATGCACCGATCTTTTTCCTCACAGCGAGGTCTACTGATCTGGATAAGCTATCCGGCTTTGCACTTGGAGCAGATGATTATATTACCAAACCTTTTAATCCGCTTGAAGTTGTCGCACGAGTGAAAGCCCACCTTAAAAGAAAAACAGGCTATTTGCCTGAGCAACAATCCAGCTATTATGAGTATGGTCCACTTACAGTCAATAAAATGTCCGGAACTGTTACAGTGAACGGTCGGAAAATTGATTTGCCGGCTCAAGTCTATCAATTGCTAGTCTTTTTCTGTCAGCATCCAAACCAGTTATTCAGTAAAAATCAGCTGTATGAAAAGGTATGGGGTGAAGAGTTTCTGGGTGAGGATAACACAGTAATGGTACATATCAGAAAGCTGCGAGAGAAGATAGAAGAGAACCCCGGCAAGCCGAAGCTCATTATAACGGTGCGCGGGCTTGGCTATAAGCTGGTAACGGAAGAAATTGAAGAATGA
- a CDS encoding ABC transporter permease subunit, whose protein sequence is MFAISKREFLRLIKGVKSIIIIAILLITAYYSAKFSGLLLTLADFSASEAESIQTAGLLVLMLFFGQLFVMGLSHDVINRETHDRTIRFLVTRTSRLSIVMGKFLGVFLFWLVCISASFLIIFFFSNKVDWVSFLQLMSLLVYQISFTILLSVLVPKPGFTMFLSIIVGLSFPVAGFWLTLTNNSWFSWLKFTTPFYYLQEDHTFPIILVLSALLLSAAHLLFKRREC, encoded by the coding sequence ATGTTCGCTATAAGTAAAAGGGAGTTTTTGAGGTTAATTAAAGGAGTTAAGTCAATTATCATCATTGCAATCCTGCTAATTACTGCGTATTATTCTGCGAAATTTTCAGGTCTGCTTCTCACGCTGGCTGATTTTTCAGCCAGTGAAGCTGAAAGTATACAAACTGCAGGCTTATTAGTACTGATGCTTTTTTTCGGTCAGTTATTTGTCATGGGGTTATCGCATGATGTCATCAACCGTGAGACACATGACAGGACGATTCGCTTTTTGGTGACACGAACATCCAGGCTGTCAATTGTGATGGGGAAATTTTTAGGAGTATTTCTCTTCTGGCTAGTATGTATATCAGCATCATTTTTAATTATTTTCTTTTTCTCGAACAAGGTGGACTGGGTCAGTTTTTTACAGTTGATGAGCCTGTTAGTGTATCAGATCTCTTTTACAATCCTGTTATCTGTTCTAGTTCCGAAGCCCGGTTTCACAATGTTTCTGAGTATCATCGTGGGCTTATCTTTTCCAGTCGCGGGATTTTGGCTGACGTTAACGAACAATTCATGGTTCAGCTGGCTGAAATTTACGACACCGTTTTATTACCTGCAGGAGGATCATACATTTCCGATCATCCTGGTCCTGTCAGCATTACTACTGTCAGCGGCCCATCTTTTATTCAAAAGGAGAGAGTGTTAA
- a CDS encoding sensor histidine kinase, which produces MNIHRRFATQLFFQLVLIFFLIGSLMILLGAIIGFTVSDNEIKKDLSTAESYFIAENISIEDKTVSIDHHLKEIVANQNGWLAVFSADGKLLGDYLAPEKVVSQINADGFSGQLLNNNTSDYTYWQLDETTDDSPVVIFGHEKIESVLLEEVKQQVNWENSQLSLQDETTDLLKENSGWVQLIDQSGKVIYQYDAGSQPDSYSIEQVLRLNQSDINAVQAVYDESTNQTLLVGTQLQQTGSASEEPLYSLIENSIVLISILLFLLLLGSTFWYTRKFSSPLLQMMKWIDQLGNGIYQQPINHLQEPVLYKKDGRLKKKYRLYKDLILNLSHLTQTLKENEEQREKMTSTREEWISGISHDLKTPLSSISGYANMLETEEYTWSAEETRAFAGTISSKAIYMKDLLEDLTLTYRIKNDALPIEMEQTDIDELIRRTIISFMNNPVYSDKKLSYHSLSNQMMAEIDPKWFQRIMNNLIENALRYNPAGTKITVTLATIEQHLLQIKIADDGIGMDQATVNHLFNRYFRGTNTSDSGSGTGLGMAITKQLVQLHKGSINVNSKPGKGTIFRILLPVK; this is translated from the coding sequence ATGAATATTCATAGACGCTTTGCCACACAGCTGTTTTTTCAACTCGTATTAATCTTTTTTCTGATCGGCTCTTTGATGATATTGTTAGGCGCCATCATTGGATTTACAGTATCTGATAATGAAATAAAAAAAGACTTGTCCACTGCAGAGAGCTACTTTATAGCAGAAAATATATCAATTGAAGATAAAACGGTCTCTATTGATCATCATTTAAAAGAAATTGTTGCAAATCAGAATGGCTGGCTGGCGGTCTTCTCTGCAGATGGAAAGCTGCTTGGAGACTATCTTGCTCCTGAAAAGGTAGTGTCTCAAATAAACGCTGATGGATTTTCCGGTCAGCTTTTGAACAATAACACCTCAGACTATACATACTGGCAACTGGATGAAACAACTGACGACTCACCTGTTGTAATATTCGGTCACGAAAAGATAGAATCAGTTCTTCTTGAAGAAGTAAAACAGCAGGTTAACTGGGAGAATAGTCAGCTATCCCTTCAAGATGAAACAACTGATTTACTGAAGGAGAATAGCGGATGGGTTCAGTTGATTGATCAGTCCGGAAAAGTAATCTATCAATATGATGCGGGGAGTCAGCCTGATTCCTACTCGATCGAACAAGTCCTTAGGTTGAACCAATCGGATATAAATGCTGTCCAGGCTGTTTATGATGAATCTACTAATCAGACTTTACTGGTCGGCACTCAACTGCAGCAAACAGGCTCCGCGTCAGAAGAACCGTTGTATAGCCTGATTGAGAATAGCATCGTGTTGATCTCTATCCTGTTATTTCTGTTACTGTTAGGCAGCACATTCTGGTATACCCGTAAATTTAGTAGCCCGCTGCTGCAGATGATGAAGTGGATTGATCAATTAGGCAATGGTATTTATCAGCAGCCGATTAATCACCTTCAGGAGCCTGTTCTCTATAAAAAAGACGGGAGACTTAAGAAAAAGTACAGACTATACAAAGACCTAATTTTAAACCTGTCTCATTTAACACAGACATTGAAAGAAAATGAGGAACAGCGTGAGAAGATGACGTCTACTCGCGAAGAATGGATCAGCGGTATCTCCCATGACTTAAAAACTCCTCTTTCTTCAATCTCAGGCTATGCCAATATGCTGGAGACTGAGGAATATACATGGTCAGCTGAAGAAACCCGTGCATTCGCCGGAACGATCAGCAGCAAAGCCATTTATATGAAAGATTTACTTGAGGACCTGACACTGACCTATCGTATTAAAAATGATGCCCTTCCGATTGAGATGGAACAGACAGATATTGATGAGCTGATCCGACGAACCATTATCAGCTTTATGAATAATCCTGTTTATAGCGACAAGAAACTTAGTTATCATTCATTATCCAATCAGATGATGGCTGAAATCGATCCTAAATGGTTTCAGCGAATTATGAATAACCTGATTGAAAACGCACTCAGATACAATCCTGCCGGCACAAAGATAACTGTAACACTTGCTACAATTGAACAGCACCTCCTTCAGATCAAGATTGCTGACGATGGGATCGGTATGGACCAGGCCACTGTGAACCACCTTTTCAACCGTTATTTCCGTGGAACCAATACCAGTGATTCCGGAAGCGGTACCGGGTTAGGGATGGCAATTACAAAACAGCTGGTGCAGTTACACAAAGGTTCAATTAATGTTAATAGTAAACCCGGTAAAGGGACTATATTCCGAATTCTGCTGCCGGTTAAATAG